The following proteins are encoded in a genomic region of Streptomyces lunaelactis:
- a CDS encoding sigma-70 family RNA polymerase sigma factor, with amino-acid sequence MPVDSTVPLTDAELTAAVRELVSDAPVEEVYRRHRSAVLSYARTCCRDPHTAEDLVSEAFARTLQAVRAGGGPEAAWRPYLLTVVRRIAADWAGTARRTELSADFEQWLSNLPDTPEAESSEERILRLEDTSLVIRAFRSLPERWQAVLWHTAVEEEPASTVAALLGMGASGVGSLASRAREGLREAYLAVHVESTSSSEECRRYSSLLGAAVRRTGRRPNKDLDRHLAQCAHCRHALVELTDLNERLGSALPTAVLLWGGSGYVAARMAEAGASAAGAAIAPGTPDGTGWWPPAAGSPLRSPALAGGVVTAIAIALLIMPMPFGDHNDGASPSRVAPTVTDVEPPQPVTVTVTPSQQTPSGQAKPSVKASGTASGKPAKPSPTGADLGTVTWSGTLRNAGINTKCVEPAGTAIVQNTCNGSKDQVWQTVSSKNDKDYRWLRNAATGECIDYGAATYHHGTTDKNVIDVGMCPCRTDREGQLFRFDPWWGENDGSYLVRAELKDGKPWDEMQLGMLDWWEGGDPPPETNAPVVLIYNYYNAPRLRYRLGGP; translated from the coding sequence ATGCCTGTTGACAGCACCGTCCCGCTGACCGACGCCGAACTCACCGCAGCAGTCAGAGAGTTAGTCTCCGATGCTCCGGTGGAGGAGGTGTATCGGCGGCACCGTTCGGCGGTTCTTTCCTATGCGCGTACGTGTTGCCGTGATCCGCACACTGCCGAGGACCTGGTCTCGGAAGCCTTCGCCCGCACTCTGCAAGCGGTGCGGGCCGGGGGCGGTCCGGAAGCTGCCTGGCGCCCGTATCTGCTCACCGTTGTCCGCCGCATCGCCGCCGACTGGGCGGGCACAGCCCGGCGCACCGAGCTGTCAGCCGATTTCGAGCAGTGGCTCAGCAACCTGCCCGACACTCCCGAGGCGGAGAGCAGCGAGGAGCGGATTCTCCGTCTGGAGGACACCAGCCTCGTCATCCGCGCGTTCCGCTCGCTGCCCGAGCGCTGGCAGGCCGTCCTGTGGCACACCGCCGTCGAGGAGGAACCCGCCTCGACGGTCGCCGCCCTGCTCGGCATGGGCGCGAGCGGGGTCGGCTCGCTGGCCTCCCGGGCCCGGGAAGGGCTGCGCGAGGCCTACCTGGCCGTGCATGTCGAAAGTACCTCCAGCAGCGAGGAGTGCCGCCGCTACAGCTCCCTGCTCGGAGCCGCAGTGCGCCGCACCGGCCGTCGCCCGAACAAGGACCTCGACCGGCACCTCGCGCAGTGCGCGCACTGCCGTCACGCGCTGGTCGAACTCACCGACCTCAACGAGCGGCTGGGCTCGGCGCTGCCGACCGCGGTGCTGCTGTGGGGCGGCTCGGGGTATGTGGCGGCCCGGATGGCCGAAGCCGGCGCGAGCGCCGCTGGTGCGGCCATAGCACCCGGCACACCGGACGGCACGGGGTGGTGGCCACCGGCCGCGGGCTCCCCACTCCGCTCGCCCGCGCTCGCCGGCGGCGTCGTCACCGCCATCGCGATCGCCCTCCTCATCATGCCGATGCCGTTCGGTGATCACAACGACGGGGCCTCGCCCTCGCGGGTGGCGCCGACCGTGACGGACGTCGAGCCTCCGCAGCCCGTCACGGTCACGGTCACACCCTCCCAGCAGACCCCTTCGGGCCAGGCCAAGCCGTCCGTCAAAGCATCGGGTACGGCATCCGGGAAGCCAGCCAAGCCGTCTCCCACCGGGGCCGACCTCGGGACCGTCACATGGTCGGGCACCCTCCGCAACGCGGGAATCAACACAAAGTGCGTCGAGCCCGCCGGCACAGCAATCGTCCAGAACACATGCAACGGCAGCAAGGATCAGGTCTGGCAGACCGTGTCGTCCAAGAACGACAAGGACTACCGCTGGCTGCGCAACGCCGCCACCGGCGAGTGCATCGACTACGGTGCGGCAACCTACCACCACGGAACCACCGACAAGAACGTCATCGACGTCGGAATGTGCCCCTGCCGCACCGACCGCGAAGGGCAACTGTTCCGCTTCGACCCATGGTGGGGCGAGAACGACGGCAGCTACCTCGTGCGCGC